One window of the Triticum dicoccoides isolate Atlit2015 ecotype Zavitan chromosome 3B, WEW_v2.0, whole genome shotgun sequence genome contains the following:
- the LOC119277231 gene encoding nodulation protein H-like — MEGVGREHDSSVALPVEDFGAAKDTTSVSTKPTRRYPLASWVAILALATLVGVYIFSLSLKQNGMLFGLRQTNMIEKEREQPCHHPGIPETEIPLVHFPTPNTYSRKECACTPVRFFAILSMQRSGSGWFETLLNSHENISSNGEIFSVKDRRSNVTAITQTLDKLYNLDWVSSAAKNECTAAVGLKWMLNQGLMKHHQEIAEYFNRRGVSLIFLLRRNLLQRYVSILANDYDRNTKQLNGTHKAHVHHRGQADVLAQYKPTIDTKSLIAELKRSDKLAADGLVSFKKIRSIVLYYEDVVSNRTKLTDVLDFLKLPKMKLSSRHVQIHTKRLRDHIDNWTDVSNTLNGTQYESFLNGRR; from the exons ATGGAGGGGGTAGGGAGAGAGCACGATAGCTCCGTGGCGCTGCCCGTGGAGGATTTCGGCGCCGCCAAG GATACAACCAGCGTGAGCACAAAGCCTACAAGAAGGTATCCGCTCGCGTCATGGGTTGCCATATTGGCCCTGGCCACCCTTGTAGGTGTATACATATTCTCCTTATCTCTGAAGCAAAATGGGATGCTTTTCGGGCTCAGGCAGACCAACATGATAGAGAAAGAAAGGGAGCAACCTTGCCACCACCCCGGAATTCCAGAGACCGAGATCCCTTTGGTGCACTTCCCCACACCCAATACTTATAGTAG GAAAGAATGTGCATGCACACCAGTTAGATTCTTTGCTATCTTGTCGATGCAGAGGTCGGGAAGTGGATGGTTTGAAACCTTGTTGAATAGCCACGAGAATATTAGCTCCAATGGAGAGATTTTCTCTGTCAAAGACAGGCGTAGCAATGTCACGGCCATCACACAAACACTCGATAAATTGTACAATCTCGACTGGGTCAGCAGTGCCGCTAAAAATGAGTGCACGGCTGCTGTGGGGTTGAAATGGATGCTCAATCAG GGTCTGATGAAACATCATCAAGAGATAGCTGAATATTTCAACCGAAGGGGTGTGTCTTTAATTTTCCTTTTAAGAAGAAACCTTCTGCAGCGATATGTCTCCATATTGGCAAATGATTATGATAGAAATACGAAGCAACTAAATGGAACTCACAAAGCTCATGTGCATCACAGAGGCCAG GCTGATGTTCTTGCTCAGTATAAGCCAACAATAGACACAAAATCGTTGATTGCTGAACTAAAGAGGTCTGATAAGTTGGCAGCTGATGGTTTAGTGAGTTTCAAGAAGATCCGGAGTATTGTTCTGTACTACGAGGATGTGGTCAGCAATCGCACT AAGCTCACAGATGTGCTGGATTTTCTGAAATTGCCAAAGATGAAGCTATCCAGTCGGCATGTGCAAATCCATACTAAACGATTGCGTGATCATATTGATAATTGGACTGATGTTTCTAATACTTTGAATGGGACTCAATACGAGAGCTTCTTGAACGGCCGAAGATGA